In Antechinus flavipes isolate AdamAnt ecotype Samford, QLD, Australia chromosome 3, AdamAnt_v2, whole genome shotgun sequence, a genomic segment contains:
- the ICMT gene encoding protein-S-isoprenylcysteine O-methyltransferase, producing MAPAALGSEARLSLATFLLGASVVVLPLLTRSGLQARTVLALYVAALNALLLLLYRPPARYQIAIRACFLGFVFGCGLLLSFSQSSWNHFGWYMCSLSLFHYSEYLVTAVNNPKSLSLDSFLLNHSLEYTVAAVSSWIEFTVENYFWPEMKQIVWLSVTGLLMVVFGECLRKAAMFTAGSNFNHVVQNEKSETHTLVTSGVYAWFRHPSYVGWFYWSIGTQVMLANPICGIAYALTVWRFFRDRTEEEEISLIHFFGEEYLEYKKKVPTGLPFIKGVKVEL from the exons ATGGCTCCGGCCGCGCTGGGCTCCGAGGCGCGCCTCAGCCTGGCCACCTTCCTGCTGGGCGCGTCGGTGGTGGTGCTGCCGCTGCTCACGCGCTCCGGCCTGCAGGCCCGCACCGTGCTGGCGCTGTACGTGGCGGCGCTGAACGCGCTGCTGCTGCTACTCTACCGCCCGCCGGCGCGCTACCAG ATAGCCATCCGGGCCTGTTTTCTCGGCTTCGTCTTCGGCTGTGGATTGCTGCTAAGTTTTAGCCAGTCTTCTTGGAATCACTTTGGCTG gtatatGTGCTCCTTATCATTATTCCATTACTCTGAGTATTTAGTGACAGCAGTTAataatcccaaaagtctctccctGGACTCTTTTCTTCTGAACCATAGTCTGGAGTATACAGTAGCTGCTGTCTCTTCTTGGATAGAGTTCACAGTTGAAAATTACTTTTGGCCAG AAATGAAGCAGATAGTGTGGCTCAGTGTTACAGGGCTGCTTATGGTGGTTTTTGGGGAGTGTCTTCGGAAAGCTGCCATGTTTACAGCTGGTTCTAATTTCAACCATGTTGTTCAGAACGAGAAATCAGAGACACACACCCTAGTGACGAGTGGCGTGTATGCGTGGTTCAGGCACCCCTCTTATGTTGGATGGTTTTACTGGAGTATTGGAACCCAG GTGATGCTCGCTAACCCAATATGTGGCATTGCATACGCTTTGACAGTCTGGAGATTTTTTAGAGATCGAACAGAAGAAGAGGAAATCTCATTAATTCACTTTTTTGGAGAAGAATATCTAGAATATAAAAAGAAGGTGCCCACAGGCCTACCTTTTATTAAAGGAGTGAAGGTGGAACTCTAA